One genomic window of Leptotrichia shahii includes the following:
- a CDS encoding NAD(P)H-dependent glycerol-3-phosphate dehydrogenase has protein sequence MKNILIIGGGSWGTCLSKLLLENGHKVYLWEHNEEVRKVIRSTKENPKFLPNIKLPDSLNVVDDYGEILKNPEKYGKIDILLLATPTQFLRNVLKTLKNFLNYNIILVNVAKGLEIATKKRISEIVAEELENKEYSYVLLAGPTHAEEVAQKLPSAILSVSKDEEAAKIVQTTFSNLYFRVYTGTDLMGAELAGALKNCLAIAAGIADGMGYGDNTKAALITRGINEMFEIAKFYNANPKTFMGLSGLGDIIVTCTSKHSRNRYVGEKLGQGQKIKDIVSHMNMVSEGAETIKALYKIIKENNLKAPIFTALYEVIYDGKPVSELESTFMSRDLKSEFLN, from the coding sequence ATGAAAAATATACTAATTATTGGTGGTGGAAGTTGGGGAACTTGCCTTTCAAAACTATTATTGGAAAATGGACATAAAGTATATTTGTGGGAGCATAATGAGGAAGTTAGAAAAGTTATTCGTAGTACAAAGGAAAATCCCAAATTTCTACCAAATATAAAATTACCTGATAGTCTTAATGTCGTAGATGATTATGGAGAAATATTAAAAAATCCTGAAAAATATGGAAAAATTGATATTTTATTATTAGCAACTCCAACGCAATTTTTAAGAAATGTTTTAAAAACATTGAAAAATTTCTTAAATTATAATATAATATTGGTGAATGTTGCAAAAGGTTTAGAAATTGCTACAAAAAAAAGAATCTCTGAAATTGTGGCTGAAGAACTGGAAAATAAGGAATATAGCTATGTTTTACTAGCTGGGCCGACACATGCCGAAGAAGTGGCACAAAAACTGCCATCTGCAATACTTTCTGTGTCTAAGGATGAAGAAGCTGCAAAAATCGTTCAAACTACATTTAGCAATCTTTATTTTAGAGTTTATACGGGAACGGATCTTATGGGAGCTGAACTTGCGGGCGCATTAAAGAATTGTCTTGCAATCGCAGCAGGAATTGCCGATGGAATGGGTTATGGAGATAATACAAAAGCTGCCCTTATAACTCGTGGAATTAATGAAATGTTTGAAATTGCAAAATTTTATAATGCTAATCCAAAAACATTTATGGGATTGTCGGGACTTGGAGATATTATTGTAACTTGTACAAGCAAACATAGTAGAAATAGATATGTTGGGGAAAAGCTGGGGCAAGGACAAAAAATTAAAGATATAGTTTCACACATGAATATGGTATCAGAAGGTGCAGAAACAATAAAAGCTCTTTATAAAATTATAAAGGAAAACAACTTGAAGGCACCTATTTTTACAGCACTTTATGAAGTAATCTATGACGGAAAGCCGGTTTCAGAATTGGAATCTACATTTATGAGCAGAGATTTGAAGTCAGAATTTTTAAATTGA
- the dnaN gene encoding DNA polymerase III subunit beta produces MLHIIVDRKSLLRAMTIVENAVTENKIREVLSGIYIETNEGKAILRGTDLELSINTEIKAQVEEDGKIVIKHKLIEEFLKQISDDKITLIEEKGKLIIQASSTNTEFSLYDVENFPVQSRLENGVEYVFEKAKLLNNIENVKISASPNPENLAVNCIRVEIEENKLKLVSSDTYRLTYIEEDLEDSQRNKENLSLSIPLKTIDGLIKIMKLIDEEKIVVKSDGSKVFFKLSNVEILTRTIDLQFPDYKSILNNSQHNKKILLNTKDFLSVLRRTAIFVRDNKESKNGGIFNFSNNKLLLTGTSENAQIKEEIVTIQEGEDLRISLNVKFLLDFISTIKGKVTVLELLNNKSSVIVKDEDNDKSLYFTMPLALRES; encoded by the coding sequence ATGTTACATATAATTGTAGATAGAAAATCATTATTGAGAGCTATGACTATAGTTGAAAATGCAGTAACTGAAAATAAAATAAGAGAAGTTCTTTCTGGAATTTATATTGAAACAAACGAAGGAAAGGCAATCTTACGGGGAACAGATTTGGAACTGTCTATAAATACAGAAATAAAAGCACAAGTGGAAGAAGATGGAAAAATTGTTATAAAACATAAGTTAATTGAAGAATTTTTAAAACAAATTTCTGATGATAAAATAACTTTAATTGAGGAAAAGGGGAAATTGATAATTCAGGCAAGTTCAACAAATACTGAATTTTCATTATATGATGTAGAAAATTTTCCAGTTCAGTCAAGACTTGAAAATGGAGTTGAATATGTATTTGAAAAGGCGAAATTATTAAATAATATTGAAAATGTGAAAATATCTGCTTCTCCAAATCCAGAAAACCTTGCTGTAAACTGTATCAGAGTTGAAATTGAGGAAAATAAATTAAAACTTGTTTCATCTGACACATATAGATTGACATATATTGAAGAAGATTTGGAAGATTCTCAAAGAAATAAGGAAAATCTTAGCTTGAGCATTCCATTAAAGACAATTGATGGATTAATAAAAATTATGAAGTTGATAGATGAGGAAAAGATTGTAGTCAAATCAGATGGCTCAAAAGTATTTTTTAAATTGTCAAATGTGGAAATATTAACTCGTACAATTGATCTCCAATTTCCAGATTATAAATCAATTTTGAATAATTCACAGCATAATAAAAAGATATTGTTAAATACAAAGGATTTTTTGTCAGTATTGAGAAGAACAGCTATATTTGTCAGAGATAATAAAGAATCTAAAAATGGTGGGATATTTAATTTTTCAAATAATAAGCTGCTGCTTACAGGAACGAGTGAAAATGCACAGATAAAAGAAGAAATTGTAACGATTCAAGAGGGTGAAGATTTAAGAATATCATTAAATGTTAAATTTTTACTCGATTTTATTTCTACAATTAAGGGAAAAGTTACGGTGCTGGAGTTGCTAAACAATAAAAGTTCAGTAATTGTAAAGGATGAAGATAATGATAAATCGCTTTACTTCACAATGCCATTGGCACTTAGAGAAAGTTAA
- the lpxA gene encoding acyl-ACP--UDP-N-acetylglucosamine O-acyltransferase: MSLNNIHPTAIVDPNAKLGENVKIGAYSIIGSEVTIGNGTVVESHVVIEGETIIGENNYIFSFASIGKDPQDLKFAGEKTRVVIGNNNKIREFVTIHRGTTDKYETRVGNNTLVMAYVHIAHDCIIGDNCVLANAATFAGHVEVEDYAVVGGLTAVHQFTRVGRHAMIGGCSAVNQDVVPYMLSEGNKARAVYINIVGLQRRGFSTEQIKRLRELYKIIFKKKLKLEEALQTVEREYGQYEEAQNLINFIRKSKRGITR; encoded by the coding sequence ATGAGTTTAAATAATATACATCCAACGGCAATTGTTGATCCGAATGCTAAACTTGGAGAAAATGTAAAAATAGGGGCTTACTCAATTATAGGTTCAGAAGTTACGATTGGTAATGGAACTGTTGTAGAATCACATGTTGTAATTGAGGGTGAAACAATTATTGGTGAAAATAATTATATTTTTTCTTTTGCATCAATTGGGAAGGATCCACAAGATTTGAAGTTTGCAGGGGAAAAAACTAGGGTTGTTATTGGGAATAATAATAAAATTCGTGAATTTGTTACAATTCATCGGGGAACTACGGATAAATATGAAACAAGAGTTGGAAATAATACACTTGTAATGGCTTATGTTCATATTGCTCATGATTGTATAATTGGAGATAATTGTGTGTTGGCAAATGCGGCTACTTTTGCGGGACATGTAGAAGTGGAAGATTATGCGGTGGTTGGCGGACTTACTGCTGTGCATCAATTTACAAGAGTTGGACGGCATGCAATGATAGGTGGATGTTCGGCTGTAAATCAGGATGTTGTTCCTTATATGCTGTCTGAAGGTAATAAGGCAAGAGCTGTATATATAAATATTGTAGGGCTTCAACGTAGAGGCTTTTCAACTGAGCAAATAAAAAGATTAAGAGAACTGTATAAAATCATATTTAAGAAAAAATTGAAACTGGAAGAAGCTCTTCAGACAGTTGAACGTGAATACGGACAATATGAGGAAGCTCAAAATCTTATTAATTTTATACGAAAAAGTAAAAGAGGTATTACAAGATAA
- the plsY gene encoding glycerol-3-phosphate 1-O-acyltransferase PlsY: MITILLMAFSYILGSVPNALWIGKVFKGIDVREHGSKNTGSTNAARVLGVKLGILTLILDISKGLVPTLLAVLLKVDFFENLTKISNLDYVLVGICAILGHVFSIFMNFKGGKAVATTLGVFLVLVPKAILFAAIVFFVVFSIFRYVSLSSIFAAISLPIFTYFLYQQIVYIILGILIAILIVVKHKSNIERLKNGTESKFSLKSKK, translated from the coding sequence ATGATTACAATTTTATTAATGGCATTTTCATATATCTTGGGAAGTGTGCCAAATGCACTTTGGATAGGGAAAGTGTTTAAAGGAATAGATGTCCGTGAGCATGGAAGTAAAAATACAGGCTCTACAAACGCTGCACGTGTTTTAGGGGTAAAATTAGGTATTTTAACATTAATACTGGATATTTCAAAAGGATTAGTTCCAACATTGCTGGCAGTTTTATTAAAAGTAGACTTTTTTGAAAATTTGACAAAAATATCAAATTTAGATTATGTGTTGGTTGGAATTTGTGCAATTCTAGGACATGTATTTTCTATTTTTATGAATTTTAAAGGTGGAAAAGCTGTTGCGACAACACTTGGAGTATTTTTAGTTTTAGTGCCGAAGGCTATATTATTTGCAGCTATCGTATTTTTTGTAGTTTTTTCTATTTTTAGATATGTTTCACTTTCTTCAATTTTTGCAGCTATATCGCTTCCTATTTTTACATATTTTTTGTATCAGCAAATAGTATATATTATTCTAGGAATTTTAATAGCAATTTTAATTGTTGTAAAGCATAAAAGCAATATTGAAAGATTAAAAAATGGAACGGAATCCAAGTTTAGCTTAAAAAGTAAAAAATAA
- a CDS encoding sigma-70 family RNA polymerase sigma factor — MEDNNLNLMSLYLSDIQKFDLLSKEEEYELLKRIRKDNDEQARQLLILSNLRLVISTAKKSLGNGLPLIDLISEGNIGLIKAINKFDYEKGHRFSTYAVWWIKQSIKKAIINIGRDIRIPSYKYEQLSKVNKVIKDYNAIHGEAPSTEYIAKEVDLKESKVILLLGEFQDIMSLNETIGDNIYLEDIIGKNDDVEDKIIKEDQLIEMKELLEKVLNERERLILEYRYGLYDNKIHTLKEIGEQMGITRERVRQIEKKAITKLKGHLEEYKDIL; from the coding sequence ATGGAAGATAACAACTTAAACTTAATGTCGTTATATCTAAGTGATATTCAAAAATTTGATTTACTTTCAAAGGAAGAAGAATACGAACTGCTAAAGCGAATTAGGAAAGATAATGACGAACAGGCAAGACAGTTACTGATTTTATCAAATTTAAGACTGGTAATAAGTACAGCTAAAAAATCTCTTGGAAATGGATTGCCTCTAATTGATTTAATTAGCGAAGGGAATATTGGATTGATAAAGGCTATAAATAAATTTGACTATGAGAAGGGTCATAGATTTAGCACATATGCAGTATGGTGGATAAAACAGTCAATTAAAAAGGCAATTATCAATATTGGAAGGGATATTAGAATACCATCTTATAAATATGAGCAATTATCAAAAGTAAATAAAGTCATAAAAGATTATAATGCCATTCACGGTGAAGCTCCATCAACAGAATATATTGCAAAGGAAGTTGATTTAAAGGAAAGCAAGGTTATATTGCTTTTAGGTGAATTTCAGGATATAATGTCATTAAATGAAACAATAGGCGATAATATTTATCTGGAGGATATTATTGGGAAAAATGATGATGTTGAAGATAAGATAATAAAAGAGGATCAGCTTATTGAAATGAAGGAATTGCTTGAAAAGGTTTTAAATGAGCGTGAAAGGTTAATTCTCGAATATCGTTATGGATTATATGACAATAAAATCCATACATTAAAGGAAATAGGCGAACAAATGGGGATTACACGTGAAAGAGTTAGGCAAATTGAGAAAAAAGCTATAACAAAATTAAAGGGACATTTGGAAGAATATAAGGATATATTATAG
- a CDS encoding lipid-A-disaccharide synthase, producing the protein MKNNYDTLKSKKKKKIFISCGEMSGDLHASYIVEEMKKKNENIEFFGVVGDKSIKAGVKAVNHIKNNDVMGFIEALKKYSYFTKKAHEYLLFIRENEIETVIFVDFGGFNLKFFELLKKKILKKQLQNMRMIYYIPPKVWAWGKGRIKKLRKFDDVIVIFPFEKKYYDESLKRDETKGLKVEYFGNPFVDKYDFSNKLGEKILLLPGSRRQEIEKFLPVIVELVRNEKVKKEKFLMKLASEEHKKYIRNFEEKYKIDILKIPNLEITFDKIKNIRKDCKYAIATSGTVTFEISLMGLPVIVVYKTSAINAFIARHIVKIKYITLTNLNANREIFKELLQEDFSVEKLLEEMEIMEKNKQNIILELKRERKKLGNFGVLKKIVDYLLKNKN; encoded by the coding sequence ATGAAAAATAATTATGACACATTAAAATCAAAAAAAAAGAAAAAAATTTTTATTTCCTGCGGTGAAATGTCAGGAGATTTACATGCTTCATACATTGTTGAGGAAATGAAAAAAAAGAATGAAAATATTGAATTTTTTGGTGTAGTTGGGGATAAGTCGATAAAAGCTGGGGTTAAGGCTGTAAACCATATTAAAAATAATGATGTTATGGGATTTATAGAGGCTTTAAAAAAATATAGCTATTTTACGAAAAAGGCACATGAATATTTGTTGTTTATTAGGGAAAATGAGATAGAAACTGTTATTTTTGTTGATTTTGGTGGATTTAACTTGAAATTTTTTGAATTACTGAAAAAGAAAATATTGAAAAAACAACTGCAAAACATGAGGATGATTTATTATATTCCGCCTAAAGTTTGGGCTTGGGGAAAAGGAAGAATAAAAAAATTGCGAAAGTTTGACGATGTTATTGTAATTTTTCCGTTTGAGAAAAAATATTATGATGAGAGTTTGAAAAGAGATGAGACAAAAGGGCTGAAAGTGGAGTATTTTGGCAATCCATTTGTTGATAAATATGATTTTTCTAATAAATTGGGAGAGAAAATATTGCTGCTTCCAGGAAGCAGACGACAGGAAATTGAGAAATTTTTGCCAGTAATTGTAGAATTAGTTAGGAATGAAAAAGTTAAGAAAGAAAAATTTTTAATGAAATTGGCAAGTGAAGAACATAAAAAATATATTCGTAATTTTGAAGAAAAATATAAAATTGATATCTTGAAAATTCCGAATTTGGAAATAACTTTTGATAAAATAAAAAATATTCGGAAGGACTGTAAATATGCGATAGCAACTTCTGGAACAGTAACGTTTGAGATTTCACTTATGGGTTTGCCTGTAATAGTGGTTTATAAAACTTCAGCAATTAATGCCTTTATTGCACGTCATATAGTAAAAATAAAATATATAACTCTTACTAATTTAAATGCCAATAGGGAAATTTTTAAGGAATTGCTGCAAGAGGATTTTTCTGTGGAAAAATTGCTTGAAGAAATGGAAATCATGGAAAAAAATAAACAAAATATTATTTTAGAGTTAAAAAGAGAAAGAAAAAAATTAGGTAATTTTGGGGTTTTGAAAAAAATTGTCGATTATCTGTTAAAAAATAAAAATTAA
- the lpxC gene encoding UDP-3-O-acyl-N-acetylglucosamine deacetylase: MKRKTIKNIVEISGIGLHKGEEIKMILKPVSQENGIVFKRIDVNNKNNIIKVAYENLFDLERGTNIQNEDGVKLHTIEHFMSALSVCGITDIFVEIEGNEMPILDGSSIQFVEKIENAGILELDEEIEPVVIKEPVIFSDEKAGKYVMALPYDGFKISYTIDFNHSFLKSQYYELEVNLKNYVENIAKCRTFAFDYEIDFLKKNNLALGGSLENAVVVGADGPLNSEGLRYPDEFVRHKILDIIGDLYVLGIPIKAHVIAIKAGHFVNSQLTGMIAKKYL; this comes from the coding sequence ATGAAAAGAAAAACTATTAAAAATATAGTTGAAATTTCGGGAATTGGACTTCATAAGGGTGAAGAGATAAAAATGATACTAAAACCCGTGAGTCAAGAAAATGGAATTGTTTTTAAAAGAATAGATGTCAATAATAAAAACAATATTATAAAAGTTGCTTATGAAAATTTGTTTGATTTGGAAAGAGGGACTAATATTCAAAATGAAGATGGAGTGAAACTTCATACGATTGAGCATTTTATGTCGGCACTTTCAGTTTGCGGGATTACCGATATTTTTGTAGAAATTGAAGGGAATGAGATGCCGATTTTGGATGGAAGTTCAATTCAATTTGTAGAAAAAATTGAAAATGCGGGAATTTTAGAATTGGATGAGGAAATAGAACCTGTTGTGATTAAAGAGCCTGTTATTTTTTCAGATGAGAAGGCTGGGAAATATGTGATGGCATTACCTTATGACGGATTTAAAATATCTTATACTATTGATTTTAACCATAGTTTTTTAAAATCGCAGTATTATGAGCTGGAAGTAAATTTGAAAAATTATGTGGAAAACATTGCTAAATGTAGAACTTTTGCGTTTGATTATGAAATAGATTTTCTTAAAAAGAATAATTTAGCATTGGGAGGAAGTTTGGAAAATGCTGTGGTAGTGGGAGCAGATGGACCGTTGAATTCAGAAGGGCTAAGATACCCAGATGAATTTGTTAGACATAAGATCCTTGATATAATTGGAGATTTATATGTTTTGGGAATTCCAATAAAAGCTCATGTTATTGCAATAAAAGCTGGGCATTTTGTAAATTCACAATTAACTGGAATGATTGCAAAAAAATATTTGTGA
- the metA gene encoding homoserine O-acetyltransferase MetA, giving the protein MPIKIPNNLPAVDILAKENIFVMDERRALSQDIRPLKFIIINLMPTKIETETQLLRLLSNTPLQIEVTFLKMTSYVSKNISKEHMSNFYKTFNDIKNDYFDGLIITGAPVENMPFEKVIYWKELTEVMEWSKTHVYSTMCICWGAQAALYYHYGIKKYPLKEKLFGIYPLKIDICHTMLLRGFDEVFNMPQSRHTEVHAKDIEKIPELEIIANSKEAGVSIVRSRDKRNIFIMGHLEYDRMTLAKEYERDVKLGKDIKIPYNYYTNDDTTKIPLFVWRAHANLLFSNWINHHVYQGTPYDLTTLGEIPSFQI; this is encoded by the coding sequence ATGCCTATAAAAATACCAAATAACTTACCGGCTGTAGATATTTTAGCAAAGGAGAACATCTTTGTAATGGATGAAAGAAGGGCATTGTCACAAGATATTCGTCCTTTAAAATTTATAATAATAAATCTTATGCCTACCAAAATTGAAACAGAAACACAATTATTAAGACTTTTAAGTAACACTCCGCTTCAAATTGAAGTAACTTTTTTAAAGATGACATCTTATGTATCTAAAAATATATCAAAGGAACATATGTCGAATTTTTATAAGACTTTCAATGATATAAAGAATGATTATTTTGATGGACTTATAATAACAGGAGCACCTGTGGAAAATATGCCTTTTGAAAAGGTTATTTACTGGAAGGAATTGACAGAAGTTATGGAGTGGAGCAAAACCCATGTTTATTCTACAATGTGTATTTGCTGGGGAGCACAGGCGGCACTTTATTATCATTATGGAATCAAAAAATATCCATTAAAGGAAAAACTTTTTGGAATTTATCCATTAAAAATTGATATTTGCCATACAATGCTGCTGCGTGGATTTGATGAAGTGTTTAATATGCCGCAATCACGGCATACAGAAGTCCATGCAAAGGATATAGAAAAAATTCCTGAACTAGAAATCATTGCCAATTCTAAAGAAGCTGGAGTGAGTATTGTGCGTAGCCGAGATAAACGTAATATTTTTATTATGGGGCATTTGGAATATGATAGAATGACATTGGCGAAAGAGTATGAGAGAGATGTAAAATTAGGAAAAGATATAAAAATTCCCTATAATTATTATACAAACGATGACACAACTAAAATACCGCTTTTTGTGTGGAGAGCCCATGCAAATTTACTGTTTTCAAATTGGATAAATCATCATGTTTATCAAGGTACACCTTATGATTTGACAACATTGGGAGAAATTCCTAGTTTTCAAATTTAA
- a CDS encoding MATE family efflux transporter, with the protein MEKKREELLKGSVLKLFIKYFIPTLIGSAAVVLYNIVDRFFVGKISEKALAGAGIAFYIVMLIIAFSMFIGVGAGTIISIRLGQGKKGEAKKILGNAVTLFTVLGILLYLFLILNINMVLRYSGANNETLPYARAYLEIILLAILPLFYSFGLTNVLNAAGAPRVAMFSMLIGAVVNIILDYVAVMIMHTGIEGTAYATLIGNLLSAIFVLWFLIAGKLPFKIDMFGFKLEEESVITIRFSKLRLDPKVVKDIFSIGMSPFLLQAASSGVGLVTNKIVDIYGGTYGVAVMTIINSYLPIMTMSVYAVSQAVQPIIGFNYGAKNFTRVRKSLMTAIGAGAMLSFAFWVIVMLLPRQLILFFNEKSTPEALREGIKAIRIYFSLVIISSFGITVPNYFQATGRSKYSVVMNLMRQVVIFLVVVIVFSNVWKLEGVWIAQPFTDFMFFLILLVFLYREKRFFDKMTENQSHLLEFKKIESAENEKVDKNNK; encoded by the coding sequence ATGGAAAAAAAGCGTGAAGAACTGTTAAAGGGTTCTGTCTTGAAATTATTTATAAAATATTTCATACCAACACTTATTGGATCTGCTGCAGTTGTTCTTTACAACATTGTTGATAGATTCTTTGTTGGAAAAATTAGTGAAAAGGCACTTGCAGGTGCGGGAATCGCCTTTTATATTGTTATGTTAATCATTGCTTTCTCAATGTTCATCGGAGTTGGAGCTGGGACTATTATTTCGATTAGGCTTGGACAAGGAAAAAAGGGAGAAGCAAAAAAAATATTGGGAAATGCTGTAACATTGTTTACAGTTTTAGGAATTTTATTATATTTATTTTTAATATTGAATATTAACATGGTTTTACGATATTCAGGTGCTAATAATGAAACTTTGCCCTATGCAAGGGCTTATTTGGAAATAATATTACTGGCAATTTTACCGTTATTTTATTCATTTGGACTTACAAATGTATTGAATGCAGCTGGAGCACCACGAGTTGCAATGTTTTCAATGTTAATTGGAGCAGTTGTAAATATTATTTTAGATTATGTGGCTGTAATGATTATGCACACTGGAATTGAAGGAACTGCCTATGCAACTTTAATTGGAAATTTATTATCTGCGATATTTGTATTGTGGTTTTTAATTGCTGGGAAATTGCCTTTTAAAATTGATATGTTTGGATTTAAATTGGAAGAGGAAAGTGTTATTACGATAAGATTTTCAAAATTGAGATTAGATCCAAAAGTAGTAAAGGATATTTTCTCGATTGGAATGTCGCCATTTTTACTACAAGCTGCAAGTTCAGGAGTGGGGCTTGTAACAAATAAAATTGTAGATATTTATGGCGGAACTTATGGTGTGGCAGTTATGACAATTATAAATTCCTATTTGCCGATTATGACAATGAGTGTCTATGCAGTTTCTCAAGCGGTTCAGCCAATAATCGGATTTAATTATGGTGCGAAAAATTTTACAAGAGTTAGAAAGTCCTTAATGACAGCCATAGGTGCAGGAGCTATGCTATCTTTTGCATTTTGGGTAATCGTAATGCTTTTGCCAAGACAATTGATTTTATTTTTTAATGAAAAGAGTACACCTGAAGCTTTAAGAGAAGGAATAAAAGCTATTAGAATTTATTTTTCGCTTGTAATAATTTCATCTTTTGGAATAACTGTACCAAATTATTTTCAGGCAACTGGGCGTTCAAAATATTCGGTTGTAATGAATTTAATGCGGCAAGTTGTTATATTTCTAGTAGTTGTCATAGTTTTTTCAAATGTATGGAAATTAGAGGGTGTATGGATTGCGCAGCCGTTTACAGATTTTATGTTCTTTTTGATACTTCTAGTATTTTTATACAGAGAAAAAAGGTTTTTCGACAAAATGACTGAAAATCAAAGTCATTTATTGGAATTTAAAAAAATAGAATCTGCAGAGAATGAAAAAGTTGATAAAAATAATAAATAA
- the fabZ gene encoding 3-hydroxyacyl-ACP dehydratase FabZ: MAANETVMNIEDIMKILPHRYPFLLVDRVIEKNGTDSLVAIKNLTMNEEFFQGHFPGKPVMPGVLQMEALAQAVGLLMLEPGKIPLFMSIDKCKFRKPVVPGDQLRLEVEKLSVRRNIIVAKGKCLVDGTVVSEGELKFAVTDM; the protein is encoded by the coding sequence ATGGCAGCAAATGAAACAGTTATGAACATAGAGGATATTATGAAAATATTGCCACATAGATATCCATTTTTGTTGGTAGATAGAGTAATAGAAAAAAATGGGACAGATAGTTTGGTTGCAATTAAAAATTTAACAATGAATGAAGAATTTTTTCAAGGGCACTTCCCTGGAAAACCTGTTATGCCAGGAGTTTTACAAATGGAAGCACTTGCGCAGGCAGTTGGATTACTTATGCTAGAACCTGGTAAAATACCTTTATTTATGTCAATTGATAAATGTAAATTCAGAAAACCTGTTGTGCCTGGAGATCAATTAAGACTTGAAGTGGAAAAATTAAGCGTGAGAAGAAATATTATTGTAGCTAAAGGGAAATGTTTAGTTGATGGAACTGTTGTAAGTGAAGGTGAATTGAAATTTGCTGTAACAGATATGTAA
- a CDS encoding LpxI family protein, with amino-acid sequence MIMGKVGLIAGNGKLPELFLNQCILKGIEPFSVYLFESVEDSVKEHKNSVKYSVAQVGKIISYFKKNGITQLIMLGKVEKNLIFSNLKFDLTATKILLSTKNKKDKNILKAIINYIESENIKVLPQNYLLDEYIAVNEVYTKASPNKNEEKTIEIGIEAARMLTDIDAGQTVVVKDESVIALEGVEGTDKTILRGGELAGKNCIVVKMARRNQDYRIDIPTIGLETIKKVADINGRGIVIEADKMLFIDKEEVIKFANKNKIFIKGIKI; translated from the coding sequence ATGATAATGGGAAAAGTAGGTCTAATTGCCGGAAATGGAAAGTTACCGGAATTATTTTTGAATCAGTGTATTTTAAAGGGCATTGAGCCATTTTCGGTTTATCTGTTTGAAAGTGTAGAGGATAGTGTAAAGGAGCATAAGAATTCTGTAAAGTATAGCGTAGCTCAAGTTGGGAAAATAATTTCATATTTTAAGAAAAATGGGATAACTCAATTAATAATGCTTGGAAAAGTTGAAAAAAATCTAATTTTTTCAAATTTAAAATTTGATTTGACAGCGACAAAAATATTATTATCTACAAAAAATAAAAAAGATAAAAATATTTTAAAGGCGATAATTAATTATATTGAATCTGAAAATATCAAAGTTTTGCCTCAAAATTACTTGTTAGATGAATATATTGCAGTGAATGAAGTTTATACAAAGGCTTCTCCAAATAAAAATGAGGAAAAAACAATAGAAATTGGAATAGAAGCTGCACGAATGCTAACTGATATTGATGCAGGGCAGACAGTTGTTGTAAAAGATGAATCGGTTATCGCACTAGAAGGTGTGGAAGGGACTGATAAAACGATTTTACGTGGAGGGGAATTGGCTGGAAAAAATTGCATTGTTGTGAAAATGGCAAGACGAAATCAAGATTATCGGATAGATATTCCAACAATTGGGCTGGAAACAATTAAAAAGGTAGCAGATATAAATGGACGCGGAATTGTGATAGAAGCTGACAAAATGCTATTTATTGATAAAGAGGAAGTTATTAAATTTGCAAATAAAAATAAAATTTTTATAAAGGGGATTAAAATTTAA